A single window of Zeugodacus cucurbitae isolate PBARC_wt_2022May chromosome X, idZeuCucr1.2, whole genome shotgun sequence DNA harbors:
- the LOC128923038 gene encoding kelch-like protein 7, producing the protein MVFEDKIYVSRGLSAAGTPLADCECYDAVSNTWTQCADMLEPRGNVGLTIAKGQIYVLGGTKSVLGVCVQSYDPFKNVWTKISPMNIERSNTCGLYLNERILAIGGLANSKDN; encoded by the exons ATGGTATTTGAGGATAAAATATACGTTTCTCGTGGCTTGTCAGCTGCAGGAACACCACTTGCCGATTGTGAATGCTATGACGCAGTGAGCAATACTTGGACACAATGTGCTGATATGCTGGAACCACGCGGTAATGTTGGT TTGACAATAGCAAAGGGGCAAATTTATGTGTTAGGCGGTACAAAAAGTGTTCTTGGCGTTTGTGTGCAATCTTATGATCCATTCAAAAATGTGTGGACAAAG aTTTCTCCAATGAATATTGAACGTAGCAACACATGTGGCTTATATCTAAACGAACGCATTCTAGCCATTGGCGGTCTGGCAAATTCAAAGGATAATTAA
- the LOC105219558 gene encoding uncharacterized protein LOC105219558 gives MNDEKLIEEVRAREILYNKACVGYRVPSRKRDAWVSVAKELGATEEQCSKRWLTLRERFSREVRKMEAPSGSGASNAETWPLFDNMSFLKQYIQPRPNRCTTNILDDMFSQELLEPISFECSQTNLSSPSELSFSTPIRKRVKKTKSDVDGCFKEACELYKSMCAERSKGSEAVRSFGVMLTSIMNDNNIKQMKAIQVLTNSLFAIKSEPE, from the exons ATGaatgatgaaaaattaatagaagaagTGCGGGcgcgtgaaattttatataacaagGCCTGCGTAGGCTACCGAGTGCCGAGCCGGAAGAGGGACGCGTGGGTAAGCGTGGCGAAGGAGCTAGGTGCTACTG AAGAGCAGTGCTCGAAGAGGTGGCTGACTCTAAGGGAAAGATTCAGTAGGGAGGTAAGGAAAATGGAGGCACCATCAGGAAGTGGGGCGAGTAACGCCGAAACCTGGCCATTGTTCGATAATATGAgctttttaaaacaatatatacagCCCAGACc AAATCGTTGCACCACAAACATTTTAGATGATATGTTTTCGCAGGAGCTGTTGGAGCCAATTAGTTTTGAATGTTCTCAGACTAATTTATCGTCGCCTTCGGAGTTGTCGTTTTCAACTCCGATCCGGAAAagagtaaagaaaacaaaaagcgaTGTCGACGGCTGCTTCAAAGAAGCGTGCGAGCTATACAAAAGCATGTGTGCAGAGAGGAGCAAAGGCAGCGAGGCGGTGAGGTCGTTTGGTGTTATGTTGACCTCTATCATGAACGataataacataaaacaaatgaaagcaatacaagttttaacaaattcattatttgctattaaatcggaacccgaataa